A portion of the Simkania negevensis Z genome contains these proteins:
- a CDS encoding sodium/proline symporter, with protein MIPISEISAIAIYVAILFVIGFWSYKGHKTADDFIIGDRSLNFWLTALAAHASDMSSWLFMGFPAIIFVGGVFNAWFAIGLTFFMFLNWLLVAPRIRIQTEEYNSLTFSSFFESHFHDTSGLIRIFTAVMSFVFYTIYISAGIVGLGLLIETLFNIPYHLGITIGIFVIIPYLFIGGYTTLAWLDLFQGLFLMIVIVAVPLFVLPQVGGLSGVSKALDTYHVSKSLLPNLKLETFWNIFLSLCGWGVGYFGQPHIITKFMGIRKVTDMRKSMAVGMSWQAITMCFATLIGLIAIAYYQGSLDNPELAFVLMVKKTFSPMIMAFILCAVLAATISTMDSQILVLASSLTEDFYKRIFRKAASQKELLWISRAFVLAVTVISFSIAFFKISTIYSLVFYAWSGLGSSFGPLLLFSLYSKKANKYGAWAGILVGGFTSLIWPLVNQTVSPLIPGFLLGSLAIYLGSVLMRDKFHIHEKT; from the coding sequence ATGATCCCTATTTCTGAAATTAGTGCCATTGCCATTTATGTGGCGATATTATTTGTGATTGGATTTTGGTCCTATAAAGGCCATAAAACAGCTGATGATTTTATCATTGGCGACCGATCGCTAAACTTTTGGCTTACCGCACTCGCTGCCCACGCAAGCGATATGAGCAGTTGGCTGTTCATGGGATTTCCTGCAATTATCTTTGTCGGTGGAGTTTTTAACGCTTGGTTTGCTATTGGACTCACCTTTTTCATGTTTTTAAACTGGCTCCTTGTGGCTCCAAGGATACGCATCCAAACAGAAGAATATAACAGCCTTACATTCTCCTCATTTTTCGAAAGCCACTTTCATGACACCTCAGGTCTCATTCGAATTTTTACTGCTGTCATGTCGTTTGTGTTTTATACCATTTACATTTCTGCTGGTATTGTGGGGCTCGGACTTCTCATAGAAACCCTCTTCAACATCCCCTATCATCTTGGAATCACGATTGGGATTTTTGTGATCATCCCCTACCTGTTTATTGGAGGATATACCACCTTAGCTTGGCTCGATTTGTTTCAGGGACTCTTTCTCATGATTGTGATTGTAGCAGTTCCTCTTTTTGTCTTACCCCAAGTTGGTGGACTCAGTGGTGTTTCGAAAGCATTAGACACTTACCATGTTTCGAAATCACTTTTACCCAACCTGAAACTCGAAACATTTTGGAACATCTTTTTAAGTCTTTGTGGTTGGGGAGTCGGTTACTTTGGCCAACCTCATATCATCACAAAATTTATGGGGATTCGTAAAGTTACAGACATGCGTAAATCCATGGCTGTCGGAATGTCTTGGCAAGCTATCACAATGTGTTTTGCAACACTGATTGGCTTGATTGCGATAGCTTACTACCAAGGATCGCTTGACAACCCTGAACTTGCATTTGTCTTAATGGTCAAAAAAACCTTTTCTCCAATGATCATGGCCTTTATTTTATGTGCGGTGCTCGCTGCCACTATTTCAACAATGGATTCTCAAATTTTAGTCCTCGCTTCGAGTTTGACTGAAGATTTTTACAAACGCATTTTCCGAAAAGCAGCTTCTCAAAAAGAACTTCTCTGGATCTCTCGCGCTTTCGTTTTAGCGGTAACAGTCATTTCTTTTTCAATCGCGTTTTTCAAAATCAGCACGATCTATTCGCTTGTTTTTTATGCTTGGTCAGGATTGGGATCATCTTTTGGACCCCTCCTCCTCTTTTCTCTCTATTCAAAAAAAGCCAATAAATATGGAGCTTGGGCTGGCATTCTAGTGGGAGGATTTACATCACTCATTTGGCCTCTTGTAAATCAAACAGTTTCTCCTTTGATTCCTGGCTTTTTATTGGGAAGTTTGGCAATCTATTTAGGATCAGTTTTAATGAGAGATAAATTTCATATACATGAAAAAACCTAA